One genomic region from Haloterrigena gelatinilytica encodes:
- a CDS encoding cold-shock protein → MANGKVDFFNDTGGYGFIETDDSDDDVFFHMEDVGGEDLTEGTEIEFDIEQAPKGPRATNVVRN, encoded by the coding sequence ATGGCAAACGGTAAGGTTGACTTCTTCAACGACACAGGCGGCTACGGTTTCATCGAGACTGACGACTCCGACGACGACGTGTTCTTCCACATGGAAGACGTTGGCGGCGAGGACCTCACGGAAGGAACCGAGATCGAATTCGACATCGAACAGGCTCCCAAGGGCCCCCGCGCGACGAACGTCGTCCGCAACTAA
- a CDS encoding class I SAM-dependent methyltransferase — protein MDSNDVRRQWAERSGEYSPEYYAYYGPNETSDAILRTLERFVDPTAPVLELGCSSGRHLSHLYEHGFDSPVGIELNADAFDVMEDHYPDLAADGEFYLDAIEDVVREFDDDQFGAVYSVETLQHLHPDAEWVFEELARITDDLLITVENESELEERETERDEPEHTGSTDPEVSYVNDDFPLYYRDWSAIFTDLGFDEVDVQTGKRDTIRTFRTTADATDR, from the coding sequence GTGGATTCTAACGATGTTCGGCGTCAGTGGGCGGAGCGATCCGGCGAGTACTCACCGGAGTACTACGCCTACTACGGCCCGAACGAGACGAGCGACGCTATTCTCCGGACGCTCGAGCGATTCGTCGATCCGACCGCGCCGGTTCTGGAACTCGGCTGCAGTTCGGGCCGCCATCTCTCGCATCTCTACGAACACGGGTTCGACTCCCCGGTAGGGATCGAACTCAACGCCGACGCGTTCGACGTCATGGAGGACCACTACCCCGACCTCGCCGCCGACGGCGAGTTCTATCTCGACGCGATCGAAGACGTCGTCCGCGAGTTCGACGACGACCAGTTCGGCGCGGTCTACTCGGTCGAGACCCTCCAGCACCTCCACCCCGACGCGGAGTGGGTCTTCGAGGAGCTGGCCCGAATCACGGACGACCTCCTCATCACCGTGGAAAACGAGAGCGAACTCGAGGAGCGCGAGACCGAGCGCGACGAACCCGAACACACCGGGTCGACCGATCCCGAAGTGAGCTATGTCAACGACGACTTCCCGCTCTACTACCGCGACTGGAGCGCGATCTTCACCGACCTGGGGTTCGACGAAGTCGACGTCCAGACGGGCAAGCGGGACACCATCCGCACGTTTCGAACGACGGCGGACGCGACCGATCGCTGA
- the pdxT gene encoding pyridoxal 5'-phosphate synthase glutaminase subunit PdxT, translating to MSLTAGVVAVQGDVEEHAAAIERAAAARDREVTVREIRESGLVPDCDLLAMPGGESTTISRLVHSEGIAPEIRAHVEAGKPLLATCAGLIVASSEPNDDRVEELGLLDVGVERNAFGRQKDSFEAPLAVDGLADDDPYPAVFIRAPAIDDVAGGDAAVLASWDGRPVAVKQGPVVGTAFHPELTPDSRIHGLAFFENEAAAVPALEDAR from the coding sequence ATGTCACTGACCGCTGGCGTCGTCGCCGTCCAGGGCGACGTCGAGGAACACGCCGCTGCCATCGAACGCGCCGCCGCGGCCCGCGACCGCGAGGTCACCGTCCGCGAGATCCGCGAGTCGGGGCTCGTCCCCGACTGCGACCTGCTGGCGATGCCCGGCGGCGAGTCGACGACCATCTCTCGGCTCGTCCACAGCGAGGGAATCGCCCCCGAAATTCGGGCCCACGTCGAGGCCGGCAAGCCCCTGCTCGCGACCTGCGCCGGCCTGATCGTCGCCTCGAGCGAGCCGAACGACGACCGCGTCGAGGAGCTCGGACTGCTCGACGTCGGCGTCGAGCGCAACGCCTTCGGCCGGCAGAAGGACAGCTTCGAGGCGCCGCTGGCGGTCGACGGACTGGCCGACGACGACCCCTATCCGGCGGTGTTCATCCGCGCGCCGGCCATCGACGACGTCGCCGGCGGGGACGCGGCGGTGCTCGCCTCGTGGGACGGCCGCCCGGTCGCCGTGAAACAGGGGCCGGTCGTCGGCACCGCGTTCCACCCGGAACTCACCCCCGATAGCCGCATCCACGGGCTCGCGTTCTTCGAGAACGAGGCGGCGGCCGTGCCGGCTCTCGAGGACGCGCGGTAG
- a CDS encoding SLC13 family permease, translating to MYVIPTLIVVPVLAALVAGFSFEEIGSFAEEGLQGIVGITAMFAFAVWYFSIMRDNGLFDPFVARIVDNIIGRPALLTVGTVGLAMMTHLDGAGATTMLITIPALLPLYDALDVDRRILAALVALTAGTMNMLPWGGQVVRGVAAIEPATVSNIFNPMIPAQAAGMLSVFGIRAGGSISSLRRRRGDERSTAARSKPTGSGSSTSC from the coding sequence ATGTACGTGATCCCCACGTTGATCGTGGTACCGGTGCTCGCCGCGCTGGTCGCCGGCTTCTCGTTCGAGGAGATCGGATCCTTCGCGGAGGAAGGACTCCAGGGAATCGTCGGTATCACAGCGATGTTCGCGTTCGCCGTCTGGTACTTCAGTATCATGCGGGACAACGGTCTGTTCGATCCCTTCGTCGCGCGGATCGTCGACAATATCATCGGGAGACCGGCGCTGCTGACGGTCGGGACCGTCGGCCTCGCGATGATGACGCACTTGGACGGCGCCGGCGCGACGACGATGCTCATCACGATTCCGGCCTTGCTCCCGCTGTACGACGCGCTCGACGTCGACCGGAGGATCCTCGCCGCGCTCGTCGCCCTCACCGCCGGGACGATGAACATGCTCCCGTGGGGCGGACAGGTCGTCCGCGGCGTGGCGGCGATCGAACCGGCGACGGTCTCGAATATTTTCAACCCGATGATCCCCGCCCAGGCCGCCGGGATGCTCTCCGTCTTCGGTATCAGGGCCGGCGGATCGATCTCGTCGCTTCGTCGTCGACGAGGCGACGAGCGATCGACGGCCGCGAGATCGAAACCGACTGGAAGTGGGTCTTCAACCTCCTGCTGA
- a CDS encoding transporter permease — protein sequence MLIAGVTSPEVSFMIGVVVALAVNVPDYERQKEVLESYAPDVMTYVGILFAAGVLIGVLEESGMITEMANILVLLIPDALGAHLPVVVAIVSLPARLLFSPDAFYFGVLPVLAETSAAYGHDPVAVVRASLVGQTVGFPVSPFTGATYLLIGLAGVELGEHIKFTLPLMVIPSSVILVVGLLLGAIPL from the coding sequence GTGTTGATCGCTGGCGTCACCTCTCCGGAGGTTTCCTTCATGATCGGCGTCGTCGTCGCCCTCGCCGTCAACGTACCTGACTACGAGCGACAGAAGGAGGTCCTCGAGTCCTACGCGCCCGACGTGATGACCTACGTCGGCATCCTCTTCGCCGCCGGCGTGCTCATCGGCGTGCTCGAGGAGAGCGGGATGATCACCGAGATGGCGAACATTCTGGTCCTGCTCATCCCCGACGCGCTCGGCGCGCACCTCCCGGTCGTCGTCGCGATCGTCTCGCTGCCCGCCCGGCTCCTGTTCAGCCCCGACGCCTTCTACTTCGGCGTGCTGCCGGTGCTGGCCGAGACGAGCGCGGCGTACGGACACGATCCGGTCGCGGTGGTCCGCGCCTCCCTCGTCGGTCAGACCGTCGGCTTCCCCGTGTCGCCGTTCACGGGCGCGACCTACCTCCTCATCGGGCTGGCGGGGGTCGAACTCGGCGAACACATCAAGTTCACGCTCCCGCTCATGGTCATCCCGTCCAGCGTGATCCTCGTCGTCGGCCTGCTGCTGGGAGCGATTCCCCTCTGA